A portion of the Litorimonas taeanensis genome contains these proteins:
- a CDS encoding nitroreductase, whose amino-acid sequence MSVLSILESRYSVRGFKKDPVDAELIKSIFSQAQRSASNCNVQPWQSYVVSGETRDKVSEALVKAVMSGNPPNPKFDWVTRYQDEHRQRQFGSANALYSALGIAREDKMARNIAMLRNWQFFDAPHAVFFVMEKYMGIMGAVDIGIYAQTLSLLLEENGIQSCMQGALGQFPAPVEELLGIPESQGILFGMSFGYEDKEHPANAARTDRADLSDAVKFFT is encoded by the coding sequence ATGTCTGTACTTTCAATCCTTGAAAGCCGTTATTCCGTTCGCGGATTTAAAAAAGATCCTGTTGATGCAGAATTAATAAAATCAATTTTTTCTCAGGCCCAGCGCTCGGCCTCTAATTGTAATGTTCAACCTTGGCAAAGCTATGTTGTAAGCGGTGAAACAAGAGACAAAGTTTCAGAAGCCCTTGTTAAGGCCGTAATGTCAGGCAACCCACCAAATCCGAAATTTGACTGGGTGACACGTTATCAAGATGAGCATCGCCAACGCCAATTCGGTTCAGCCAATGCGTTATATTCTGCTCTTGGAATTGCCCGTGAAGACAAAATGGCACGAAATATTGCCATGCTTCGGAACTGGCAGTTCTTTGATGCTCCTCATGCCGTGTTTTTCGTTATGGAAAAATATATGGGTATAATGGGTGCGGTAGACATTGGGATTTATGCCCAGACATTGTCATTATTACTTGAGGAAAATGGCATTCAAAGCTGTATGCAAGGCGCTCTTGGCCAATTCCCTGCGCCAGTCGAAGAGCTCTTAGGCATTCCAGAAAGCCAAGGTATTTTGTTTGGCATGTCTTTTGGTTATGAAGACAAAGAACATCCTGCCAATGCCGCCCGAACGGACCGCGCCGATTTATCCGACGCGGTTAAGTTTTTTACCTAA